The sequence TTGGAACTACAAAATGACTTTCCCGGGTTTTGATGCAGCTGTCAATGCCGTTCAATCAGGACAGGCAGATGCTCTTATGGCAGGGACAACTGTCACTAAGGAACGTAAAAAAGTCTTTGCCTTTTCCCACACTTACTATGATACAAAAATCGTTATCGCTACTCGTAAACAAGGCAAGATTACCAAATATAGTCAATTAAAAGGAAAAACGGTTGGGGTTAAGAACGGTACTGCTGCTCAAAGTTTTCTTGAAAAACATCAAGATAAATATGGTTATAAAATAAAATCCTTTGACACTGGCGATTCCATGTACAACAGCTTAGAATCTGCCTCTGTAGATGCCGTTATGGATGATAAAGCTGTCGCTCAATACGCTATTAATCAAGGACAAAATCTTCGTATTGAAATGGATGGCGAGTCTATCGGCAGCTTTGCTTTTGCAGTTAAAAAAGGCAGCAAATACGAATATCTCATCAAAGATTTCAACAAAGCATTGAAAAAGATGAAGGCCGATGGCAGCTATGATGAAATCATGACTAAATGGATCTCTGCTAAATCTAAAACTGATGAGCAAAGCAAAACCAAAGAGACCGGTGATGCTAAAGCTAAGGCCAAACCTGCTAAAAGCAGCTATAAGGTTGTTATGGACTCTTCTTTTGCACCCTTTGAATTCCAAAATGATGCTGGCAAATACGTTGGTATTGATGTTGAATTGATTAAGGCCATCGCTAAACAACAAGGGTTCAAAATCAAAACTGAAAATCCAGGTTTCGACGCTGCTCTCAATACTGTCCAATCCAGCCAAGCTGACGCCGTTATGGCAGGGATGTCTATTACCGATGACCGCAAAAAAATTTTTGATTTTTCCGATCCTTACTACACGTCAAATACCTTACTAGCTGTCCGTAAAGGAAGTAATGTCGTATCCTACAAAGATTTGAAAGGCAAAAAAGTCGGCGCTAAAAACGGTACTGCTTCTTATACTTTCCTCGAAAAAAATAAAGCAAAATATGGTTACACATTGAAGTCGTTTGATGAAGCATCAACCATGTATGACAGTTTAAATTCTGGTTCTATCTATGCACTCATGGATGATGAAGCAGTTCTAAAATATGCTATTCAGCAAGGCCGCAAATTTGAAACACCAATTCCTGGGGAAAAATCTGGTGAATATGGCTTTGCGGTTAAAAAAGGCAGCAGTCCT comes from Streptococcus troglodytae and encodes:
- a CDS encoding ABC transporter substrate-binding protein/permease, which encodes MKNKFKALMLGILSVIFMFGVKVSADTVKIVSDSTYAPFEFKDSDQVYKGIDVDIIKKVAEMSGWNYKMTFPGFDAAVNAVQSGQADALMAGTTVTKERKKVFAFSHTYYDTKIVIATRKQGKITKYSQLKGKTVGVKNGTAAQSFLEKHQDKYGYKIKSFDTGDSMYNSLESASVDAVMDDKAVAQYAINQGQNLRIEMDGESIGSFAFAVKKGSKYEYLIKDFNKALKKMKADGSYDEIMTKWISAKSKTDEQSKTKETGDAKAKAKPAKSSYKVVMDSSFAPFEFQNDAGKYVGIDVELIKAIAKQQGFKIKTENPGFDAALNTVQSSQADAVMAGMSITDDRKKIFDFSDPYYTSNTLLAVRKGSNVVSYKDLKGKKVGAKNGTASYTFLEKNKAKYGYTLKSFDEASTMYDSLNSGSIYALMDDEAVLKYAIQQGRKFETPIPGEKSGEYGFAVKKGSSPELIQMFNNGLAALKKSGQYDKIINKYLSNDKKDSKTESSVDESTIFGLLSNNYKQLLSGLGTTLSLAILSFALAMIVGILFGMMSVSPYKTLRVIASIFVDVVRGIPLMIVAAFIFWGIPNLIESITGHQSPINDFVAGTIALTLNGGAYIAEIVRGGIEAVPNGQMEASRSLGISYKTTMKRIILPQAFKLMLPNFINQFVISLKDTTIISAIGLIELFQAGKIIIARNYQSFRMYAILAIMYLVIITLLTRLAKRLEKRIK